The DNA window ATCGACACCTACAACAACATTGTGACGGTTCTGAAACTGAAACACTTCCATCCTCTGTTTGAGTACTTCGACTACGAGTCTCGAAAGAACATGAGTTGCTACATCCTGAGCAATACTCTAGATTACAACACGGAGATAATCGCACAGGAGCAGGTATGATTGTATGTTACATAATGGTAATACAAGGATACAAATAACTCATTTTGTGCTTCCAGTCGTGGTAATTATGTACGTTTTGCATTATAGCTTCAGCTTGGAGATTCTGTCTGCTAAGCCTTTTTACAGACCCTTTTTAAACAAGATGTGCCACATTTTCATTTAATCCCAGCGCTAGATTTAGACATAAAATTAACTTTTCTGTACAGAGCCCATGAAGAGAACTGTCATATTGGTCTTACGGCTTAATTCTATGTTTTTGCTCCCAAAGAGACTGCAGACTTTGAAACCTGTCATCCAACTGCAAATCTTTTGAAGGTCATTTTCATTCGCTCAATTAAAACTTCAGCTTGCAGACTGGAGAGATGAATCGAAAGACATGCAATTTGGTCCcgagaacagaacaaaaaataatactctgtaaatgcattatattaaacTTTGTAGCTGCAGTGTAAAGAGATGTATATGTTGACAAGGGGTTTAGCTATAGTCTGAGATATATTTCTTGTTACAATATTAACATTGAAATCAAGTGTTTCCAGGAAGGTGGTGGTCGTAATTCTGTGACATTTCTCTTGATCTGCTTTCTGTATTTGTTGGGTATTGTTGCAGAAAACTTTTTCCAGGCAGAATTTTAAACTTAAGTAGGCGTGCACTGTAATTGGTAGCCTATCGGCATGGCACTGATACAAGGGAAAttaataatttgatattttagCCGATAACGTACACCGTTATTcctgcttgaatttcttccagcagaGAATTTAATGTTTGATCAAGCGCACTTATTAATAACGCAAAAACACTGAGACAGaattttcccagtgctgtgtaacgtgCGGTCATCCTAAATACATCTCAAAAGAGTGgcgtttggtttttttttaaatatctgaagacaacactAGGATAGCGAGTTCCttgcagcagaacagacttgatgctacattaaatccagTGATGAATTGGGAGTAGAATATTATTatgatatgtttaaaaaaagttattactaCTACTAGGCAATTTACTTCAAAATgaccttttgtaatttttgttgattcttgcttaatctgcattggtagCAGGTAGTAACGAATTCAAGTTTGACCTGAATTTTGTAACTGGATATTTTTATGACATCTCTTTATTTTTGGTTGAAGTGAGcaatttaagttgtgctgcattttttaagtagtgtgtgcttaaaataagaatttaacgaACATTGTTGTAGTTAAGATTGCATAGGCTacatttcttttctactgtacagtataggtagaAGTTATGATTCGTAATGTTTAGCAGtaagtggctataaaagttaacgtcacatttttttctacagaagtgcttttactagtacaaattcaaaatgttatttttgtgttaaattgctgacaagcacacaatataatagtTATTCCTTGTATTCACTTTATGAAAATACAATGAAGTAAACGATATCTGTTAACTGTTTAAcatgtataattataaaacagtttaaatgtagGCCCtattgttctagtagtttacaacaGCTTATCTGCACTATCTATTATTATTGGTATCCTATCTGTATTGGacgatatgggtagataaccatcggCTATCGGTATCGGCAGAGAAAATCTGTCGGTGCACCCTTAGTTTTAAGTGCATGCTGCTCTTATGCAAGGTATTGATTCATACTGTGCTTAATGCACTTGTATGGTGCCCTGCCTACACTCAACTCTGAAAGGCAGCTTGGTCACAAGACCTGACCTTCAGATGCTTTCAGTTTTGAATCCTAGTTGTTTTCTCACCACTGAGGCCAGCTGCTGTTTGCATGGCCTCTTCTGGTAGTTTAGTTTTTAAAGACCTCTCACTGTAAGGCAGTGTCAGCTTTAGAGGGTGGGGACTGTTGGCTTAGTCAGGGTGAGGCATTATATGAACCAGAATAAATGGCAGCACTGTATTATATTTTGAGGTATGTATACAGGATAGGCTCCAATCATGTCTTATCCTTGTGTATAGGGGTAAGGGAATGTGCCAGCTAAAGCGGTGTATTGGGATCAGTGTCTGAGCTCCCCCCAAACACACACCATCCATTTGGCAGGTGATATAAGTTGCACAGCATTGTACATTGATTCAAACAGAATCAACTAGTCCCCAGGGCCTGAAAGTTTCTGTTATTTTGTGGGCATTAAATTGCTGCATCAAGGGACCAGAAAAGAGACAggagaaatatttaaaatcacaGCAATTTAGAATTGTAACTTTTGGGAATACAATTATAAAGCCTGGATTTGTCAGAGATGCATTAATTAAGCAGTCTGTCCAATTATTCAAAACCCGAAGGTGTAGCTGAGCGTTTTGTTAATGAGAAAATAAGTTTAACTTTCTTGATCCCCCACCAACCAATTTAGGGTTATACAACTATATATTATACCCAAAGGAGagcttatttaattgtatttgataGGTTACACTTGAATAAGTGGTGTTTTTAGTGCCTCACTGATACTGGCAACTGGCTGTATCACAGTTGCTGATGGTACTTCTGTATTTCCTGACACCTCAGGTGGATGCCATCTTGAGCCTAGTGTCGACCCTGATCCAGGACCAGCCAGACCAGCCTGCGGAGGACCCTGATCCAGAAGACTTTGCGGAGGAGCAGAGTCTCGTGGGCAGGTTCATTCACCTGCTTCACTCCGAGGACCCTGACCAGCAGTATTTGGTATGCAGACTGAATCACTCCtatctgtctgtaaaaaaaaaaaaaaaaaaagtgtgtgtgtgtgtgtatgtatatatatatatatatatatatatatatatatatatatatatatatatatatattaatagaataTATCCCCGGTATCCTGGGGCATAGGGACTTGGCAGTAGGTAATCCTTTTATCCATTTaaagttttgatttgtttgttactttttagAATGATCCAATTCTGAAATTGCCAATGTGTCACTCTTCAACCATAATCTTACATATTTATTTCTGATTTCACTAATTCAAATACTCTTGAAGATCATTAAACTCTcttaccattaaaaataaataaataaaaataaaaacatagcgTACATGCTCAGTCTGAGTGATGTGAAAGGagagtactttatttatttattttattttattttagtgatgGGACAAATATCAGAATGTCCAaacgaatattttttgacatctattgggatacaaaaatcagatgtttgtattcgctaCACATATGTATGTCttaatgttgtgtatttttttgttgcgatattacattttctgttatgttgaaTATAATAAGAGAACCAAAGCGGTGAGTTTGTTTTCCCCATTCACTTTACAACGACATTtccacgttttgttttatttgaacgtttaaagttaaatttcagtttgtttgcttgttcagctacaaaaagacaCAAGTACTAAACTTTATGTCAtaattatgaaaatgtgtctggccaccatttactgtgaagaaatggcaatgttaaggaatgaaaaaataaataaaatgtgttgtcaaaTTTATATACTATATTTCAGGAACAAACTAAACGTTTAACTTAAACTTgcatttggcatcctttgttttgtagttaattcactgagGTAAAATGAGTCCTACACAATTTATTCTTTCATCCTGGGATAATTTTTTATTTGAACCTGttacatgctgtaaaataaacacacagaggCCGCTGTCACAccccctgctgctgtgctgtctctgcctgtgttcagagcaatataatggcttttattactttttaaaaagtaaaatgtccgaacgaatatttaaattgagcgaatatgaaaatcctgtgttcgtcccaccactttattatttgtttttatttatttatcccccccccccctcccccccagatCCTAAACACTGCCAGGAAGCACTTTGGTGCGGGTGGGAACCAGAGGATTCGATACACACTACCCCCTTTGATATTCGCGGCCTATCGGCTTGCTTTCCGGTATAAAGAGAACTCAAAAGTGGTAAGTTGACTTCCTTTCAGAACCGAATATTTTACCATCTGgcaacagatatttaaaataattaaatgtttgtggtgttctgtatGCCGTGTAAAAATAATCTGAAATTCCCTCTACAGAACACAGACAAATGTCagcatattttaatgttaaacaaatcattttttgcACTTGTGTAGCAGCTATCTGTATATTGTTCTCTAATACCATAAATGAGTAGCCATTAGCTATTTGAaacttaaattataaatgaatgaattgatGTTCTCTTTAACCCTTTCTGTACTGGATTGTTGCATGCATCGTTCTGTCCTCAAGGGGCAAATACCAGTCTTGGTTTTCATTACAAATTAGGTTAGAAATTATTTTATAGGATGTGGTTCAAACAAATATCAATCCTTTCTTTTCTTACTCCCTCTTAATATGTAAATAATCCTCTTAAATTCAGTGATGGGTTGCCACCAAAAAAATCAAgactccacttttttttttatcaccacaACACTATATCCTCAACATTATACTTGCCTCttcaattaaaaatgattaatcataaaagaagaaaaagcacCCGCCCCATCTCCACATATGTATATATGCTTGTGTAGAACGTTGTTTTATGTGTCTACATTTCTTGAAATTCCACTAGGATGATAAGTGGGAGAAGAAGTGCCAGAAGATCTTTTCGTTCGCCCACCAGACCATCAGTGCTCTTATCAAAGCAGAGCTGGCTGAGCTGCCTCTCCGGGTCTTCCTGCAGGGGGCGCTGGCAGCCGGAGAGATTGGCTTTGAGAATCATGAGACAGTGGCGTACGAGTTCATGTCGCAGGTAAGTCTGTGTGAGAGCTGAAGATTGGTGGTGCGTGTGGAAATCCAACCTGGCTAAGATGCATTATATAGAGGTTTGTTTTCTTCTGAAAAGGGaacattttaaagatatataaaaaggatattttgtttttctaagctGTATTGCTATATACACTGTAGCAGCCTGCCTGAAAGAGTCTGCCCATTTTCAAAACCGTCTATTTTTACAGATAGCTGTAACTGAATGACAAGTCAAATAGGCAGTAAGTCACACAATCCCATGTTGATACATGTGAATTGCTGctatatttagggtttctttcTGTCCCACAAGTCATAAGTGTAAAGGGTTGTTTTAAGATGCCAGCACACTGCCCCCTGATGACCATACCAAGATAAGTCACTGTGGGGGTTGAGGAAAAATAAAGTCAGACCTTATATCAATTAAATAGCTTTTGTGTATAAATCTGGAAAACATATTCCAAATATTGAAAATGGTGTGCAGAGAACCGATCTAAAAAAATAACTTGCCACAGAAGCTCTTAAAGATcgccttttgattttttttgcaaattattagtcttggtttatttattgcagtgtaGGATAGCATTTTCTCATAAATCTACAGTAATTAACCATATACAGAAAGTGGTTATATTTTTGGTTAATATGGCAAGTACACAAGTTATGCTCAAGTTATGAGAATCCTTAACTGATTATTGGATTAGTGGTTTTGGTTCATCATCAATGGTACTTGAGAGAGGCAAAAGCAAAGGCTATATTGACATATTCAAACACAAGGAAACAAGTTCATATCTAActgtttaattatacaaaattGTATCAAAATTGTCTCATCGGTTTTACTCCTGTAGAGTACCATGCGGATTCtctgtttttgacattttgacCTTGACCTGGAGGTCAAAGTTTTCCCCACAATCCTTGTATATGCCCTAGTCTGTCTGACAATACCCTCTATAACctgtttagtgtgtgaattaTGGGGTGTAAAAGATGGGTGATCTGAGATAACAGGCATGTAACAATGAGACCTGATTTCTCATTTAATATGCATTTTCCTTCAGGCATTTTCTCTTTATGAGGATGAAATCAGTGATTCTAAGGCCCAGCTGGCAGCAATTACGCTGATAATTGGAACATTTGAGCGGATGAAATGTTTCAGCGAAGAGAACCATGAACCTTTAAGGACCCAGTGTGCACTGGCTGCTTCAAAACTCCTTAAGAAGCCTGATCAATGCCGTGCTGTCAGCATCTGTGCACATCTCTTCTGGTCTGGTCGAAACACCGACAAGAACGGAGAAGAGGTACGTAATAAACGTTTTCTTTTTACAGCTCTAAAGGTAGGTTTGAAAATGGTAAACTACTATGACAGTTGCTTTTATTAGCTGAATTGTTGCTGTGTAGatatatagctagatagatacAATATGTAGCATAAAATatttactggtctgctgtgttAAGTGAATTAGTCTTTCCCAAACTACAATAGCTGACTAGTTATCTTCTCTTCTAGACATCTGCAGTGTTCAAATAGTTGAATAAAAGTTTTTGCGTGTCTGCTGATAATAAAACTGCGAAAACGTGAATGAGGAAGGACGATCCCTCCTTTTCTGTGTACATATTGTGGCTTATTTGTTTAGGTAGGTTTGCTACCATTctctaaatgttaagcagaaacAGTGGTAAGGAGCAGTCCTGTTTTTCTGCTAGAATCAGTGATTAAGTTGTAATTAGGACTGTAATGTTTAATCGTATATCAGTGAATCGTGAtcctttctttacatgatatatcatGTTGCAATAGAGGTATGTATGTTTTATCGCGTACAAAACCAAAAGCACAACTGCTaaagctcattgtagttcaccgcCATGTGTTTTAATGACAGGGTGTGTATGTATTCATTCCAGCTGTAAAACCCactttcggttttatagtttatGAATACATGCACACCCTGTCATttaatttttcattaaataaGCATTTTCACAATGTGTTATACAAGTAGCTCATCACGACTAACATGTATTGTGGTACATACTGTAttgctacacttttttttaataagcaaggcagacattttaaaaaatgtaaacactgaaGGTGATCAGTTTTgtcaagtgttttctgttttggttcTTAGATTCATGATGGAAAGAGAGTGATGGAGTGCTTGAAGAAAGCTCTAAAGATTGCCAACCAGTGCATGGATCCATCATTGCAGGTCCAGCTGTTCATTGAAATCCTAAACAGATACGTCTActtttatgaaaaagaaaatgatgtggtaagtctgcatattttttttttttttttttttttatttatttacatttgttacTGCTCTTATTTACTGTCAACTTTGGGAAATTGTGCctaaaaggttattttatttgacataaatTGCAGGTGACAGTACAAGTCTTAAACCAGCTCATTCAGAAAATAAGAGAAGATATTCCAAACCTAGAGGCCAGCGAAGAAGCCGAGCAAATTAACAAACACTTTCACAACACACTGGAGCATTTGCGCCTGCGGAAAGAGTCCCCTGAGGCCGATGGACCGACCTACGAAGGTCTTGTCCTGTAAAATGGGATGCAAAGAAATGCACATGGCACAAATTAAACTATTCCATCCAGTGGTTCCCTGCCCCCAGCTGCCATGTCTTTATCAACCTTGCCATTCTAGAATTAGATTTTTGTAGAGCGTGCCTTTTAAATGGTGCCAGGAATGCAAGGTTACCATGTTACTTACTCGGGCCTAGCACTTCTCGCACACAAGCTTTCCTTGACGAAGTTATTGTCAAGTTAATAACAAGCACCCAGTGACCAATTAATTCCAAGATCTTCTGGCTTATTTTAATCGGGCATGGTtagtggatttttatttttgtccatgCAGCTCATCTCAGTGCattctgtgttgttgcttctgTATGTCCTTTGTGTAATGTACTGTTGTTTTCTAAGGTGgcagaaataaatacacattttcattattttgtagAACACCAGCTGCTTCAGAATAGTCCAGTttttgggactttttttttttttgttccatttgaGGGATTCTAgtcttcatttaattttttttttttgttccatttgaGGGATTCTAGTCTTCATTTAATGCAAACTACTTTTATGTTGTGTAttgtacaaattaaaatacattaatgcatGTATGCATAATTTACACCTGGTTCAAAACATAAGattgtgctgtaaaaaaaaaaaaaaaaaaagtgtgtatggTCCACTTAGAACTGGAGTGAATGTGCCAGCTATAACTTTATTATATATGCATAtttaaggtcttttttttttttttttttggccttttgATCTAAATAGTGTATGAACCTTTTATTGTAAATCAGTAAAATCCATCACCAGTATCACATTATttgcacaaataaacaaattgcAATGAACCATTTAATTTCTTACAACAATCTAAATACTTTTTACTTTGTGGTCTTGTTTTGTAAAACCTCTAACATAGCTGCTTTGTGAATATATTTAACTAACTTCCTTGGACACGTCAAAAGGCTTTGAAATGTAGAAACTGTTTTCGCTTTACTAAGCTTAACTATAATTGAATGAATACGTTTTTTTGCAAACCAATTTCAGTGTGTCCTCCTTTTGTGATAATTGCCTCCTTGAGCAAGTATGTCTCCACCTTGCCAAACGTATAGTATCAAACAGCAGTACAATAttgttttgaactttttttttctcgtgtctttgatttattgtttttagcTTGGAGGAAAGAATTGCATTTGATATAAGCTGGTTCTTTGTTGTAGTGACACTAATTAAAATATCTCATGTCCACAGTAAATATAAAgattatatacatacattatatactggcaaaacaatattattcctataaatatttatttagtgaattttctttctttaatatctTAAAGCTATTGATATTCTAATTGTATTTGCCCTGTTAAGAAGATTGTAAAGATGTAAATGAACCTATTAACATGCATAATCACAAAACTCATGCTCTATCTTCTTTGTGCAGACTGtcttaaagtactgtttttttttattatttttgttttgaggtTGTAATACAAGGATGTCTTAGATGGCCAAGAACAAAAAGTTTATAATCTACCTGGAATTGTGAGATGATCAGGCATAGGTGGTTGCTGCAATCCAGGAATATTCCCTAGTACTGTAATgagcactgaaaaaaaatccaatggCTTGTTATGCAGGATCTTCTGTAATGGTTTGGGTACacaaactaaaatgaaaacacaaatctGAAATACATTGCACGTGCTTAATTACAAGCCTTTATTAACCATTTTGTTATTTACCATGACAAGCAGCTAGATTACAAAACCAAGACTCACaaaggcaaacttttttttaaattttttttaaaacctatgaAGACTGAAGGTGTAATTTTAATCACAATATAAAGTATAATGACAACCATTGcacagtgatatttcaacataCTAAATGACTCATTGAAGCCTAATTAAGACATGGCTATCCATGATTCTTCAAAACAAACATTGATTGAAATGTATATCCTATTCATGCTACCTAAATAATTTATGATGAACACGTATTGCAAGTCCACATGGTTTCAAAGCTTAATGATCACACATATTTTGTAGTGTGATATGAATAGGATACACGCTGTTTacggaaacatttaaatatacaacaaaacGAAAGTTCAGCCTTCACAGAAATCAATGTACTTTAGTACCAGCTCCATCATTAACTGATCTGCTTCTCCCATGTACTATACCTCCAATGATCCTTTGAGACAACATAACATTTCCTAACACTTTAGATCACAACTGTGGCTGGATCTTTATTTTCCTGGGGCAGAGCAATTTCATGAAAGCCTTTCTAAAGCTCATGTGACACAGTGGGTACAAAACAGGATTGATGGAGGAGTTTAACCACAGGAGCCAGAAGGATATCTCATATAGGTAATACAGGACACACTGTCCATGACAAACTGCTCTGATGATCATCATCAAGGTGTAGGGAGCCCAGCAAAGTCCGAACACACAGACGATCACTGCCAGGGACTTGGCCACCTTTTTGTCCCTGGAAAGCCGGAACCGGTTGGCCATAGTGGTGGCCATGTCAGACCTGCGCTGAGTGCCGCAGAACTGATCTACAGACTTGTAGCAGCAGTCAGCTGGCTGCCTGGGCAGCTCTTCCAGTTGTAAAGGTGGCAGGTCCAAGGACTGGCAAGCTAGTTTCTTAACATCGCTATCTCCTATACAGACTTTAGCAGCAGAAAACCTACTTGCCCTGGATTTCTTCCCTTTGTTCTTTCTAGCTGCAGGTCTgacaaaaaaaacttgttgtcTTTTGCTCTTTCCAAGAAAGACCATCTCTTCTCCTTGCCCCGGAGCTGGGTTATCGTTCTTCATGAGGGTGCGCTTTCTGATGTTGATGTAAATACTGAGGTTGAAGTAGGTCACGCTTATAAAGGGGGTGAAGAACTCCACTGTGGATGCCATCATGAGAAAATACCAGTTGAAATAAAACTCTGCATAGCATTCTTCCTCTGGTAGGATGCTTTTCCCTGCAATGTATTCCCAGCTGATGATTGCTGGGCCATAAAGCAGAAAGGCAGCCAGCCACACACTTGCCATTTTCAGTACCGCACCTCGGGTCACACCCTTCTGGCTCCTGTAGCTTACCTGACAGGATAACaaacacaagtgtgtgtgtgtgtgcacgcatatatatatatatatatatatatatatatatatatatatatatatatatatatatatatatatatatgcacaatttaaatgcaatgcacactagaatattaaaaataaacaaaaggatgTAAAGAAGTAGTAAAGTAGTAAAGCAAAAAGTGCACTGCTTTGTACTGATGTATTGATATTGtcaattatttgttttgaaaccCAGTGATTTACAGGATAATTCTGTTTTGTGGATAGCACGGCTAGAAATTGTTTCATATGTAATATAAGGCTATTGGTTGATTGTTTGACTAATGCTAACATTAACCTTATcagtgttaatgtattttatggaATTGATAGAATTACAAAggaattgtttattttgcacaggagtgatatatacacaattatgtttttttatctgttttgtttttttaaagacgaTATGTTCACATTGTTATTAAGG is part of the Polyodon spathula isolate WHYD16114869_AA chromosome 13, ASM1765450v1, whole genome shotgun sequence genome and encodes:
- the LOC121325659 gene encoding histamine H3 receptor-like gives rise to the protein MQTALALGRALKTEIMTPATPIKESEVLGMNASLIPFWNGSTADLDKRRVLHYGQFSPPVSVLLAVLMSLMVFATVLGNALVILAFVVDKSLRAQGNFFFLNLAIADFLVGVFCIPVYIPYVLTGKWKLGRGLCKLWLVVDYLLCTASVFNIVLISFDRFISVTRAVSYRSQKGVTRGAVLKMASVWLAAFLLYGPAIISWEYIAGKSILPEEECYAEFYFNWYFLMMASTVEFFTPFISVTYFNLSIYINIRKRTLMKNDNPAPGQGEEMVFLGKSKRQQVFFVRPAARKNKGKKSRASRFSAAKVCIGDSDVKKLACQSLDLPPLQLEELPRQPADCCYKSVDQFCGTQRRSDMATTMANRFRLSRDKKVAKSLAVIVCVFGLCWAPYTLMMIIRAVCHGQCVLYYLYEISFWLLWLNSSINPVLYPLCHMSFRKAFMKLLCPRKIKIQPQL